In Sorangium aterium, the genomic stretch GCCGCATCCCACCCCGGTGCCCGTGCTCCTCGACCAGATCACCGCCATCGCCGCGGGCGACATGTACGCGCTGGCGCTGCGCGCCGACGGGACCCGCTGGGCCTGGGGCGACAACGACAGCGGGCAGCTCGGCTACCACGATGTAGGATCGTCCGTCGGGGTCCCGGTGGAGGTGTGGCCGCACTGGTGAGCGCGGTGTTGCCGAGCCAGCTCATTGATGGCCATGAAGACCGCTTGGATGATGGCCATCATTGCGCGGCTGCGCGCCCACCACGGACGCGATGGTGCGGGCGTACTCGGGCGCGTCAAGGGTGCGCTACCTGCCGGTCGCCGCTACGCGCCCTTGGTCCGCCCTGCGTGCGCCCGCTGGGTGGCGCCCCGGGTGATGGGCATACGGATGCCACCGGAGGGGGTTCCAGGCTCCGGATGGCAGCAAGAAGTCGGCTCACAAGGTGCCGCAAAAGGCCCATCTATGGGTTGCTGTACGGTGGGACCGGTGATGCCGCGAGCCCTTCACCGCGGGCGACGCGGCGGCGCAGAGCGCCCCGTTGGGCCACACCGGAGCCGCCCTCGGCGGCGAAGCAGGCGGAAACTACGAAAATCGCTGCTATTTCCAGCGACCGCTCGCTATCGACCGGTTTCTCTGGCGGGACGATTCCGCGGGGGCGAACCGTCGCGATTCGTCGGATCCCTGGGGATTTTGGGAGGGCGTGACGACGGATCGCACCCCCCTGGAAGGCGTGGGCCCAACCCGGGCCCAAGAGTCAAGCCCCGGGCCTGGGGAGCTCGCCGTGACCGATCCGTCGCCTCGGGCGGCCGTGGTCGCCTCACTCGCCAGCACCCTGAGCCGCGCCGTCGCCCTCGGGGATGAGGTGGCGGTCCGGGTCGTTCACGAGGCGATCGGTCGGCTGCTCGGGCTGCCGGTGGCACCGGAGGGGTGAGCAAGCTTGGGCCGAACGTCGAGCTCGCCTCTCGCGTCGACTCGCTGCCGGAGCCTTGCCGCTCGCCAGTGCCCGCGGGCTCTACTGGGATCGCCCGCGCGCAGTGGTTGCGTGCCGAAGCGCTCCTGACCGCGCCGCACGCCGAGGCGCGTGCGGCGCGGTCAAGAGCGGCGCGGTGACCGACGTGCAACGCACGTCCGGCGACATGCGGCTCAATCCGCATCTGCACGTGGTCTTCCTCGACGGGGCTTATCACGAAGACGGCACCGAGCTCGTGTGGAACGAACTCGGTCACCTGCGAGCGCGAGGTCGGTCAGGTCCTAGAGCACGCCGTCGGGCGGATGCTCCGTTACCTCCGGCGGCACGGGCATCTCGAGCTCGAGCACGACGTCGAGGAGGATGACGAGCCCGAGGCAGCGCTCTGTGCCTCCGCCGTCTCGGGACGAGAGCCGCGCCACACGTCGTCGCCCCGCAATGGCTCCGCGGGCTCTCGCCGTATTGTCCGAGCGCGCTCGCGTACGACAAGCCGCTGTGCGCTGCGCTCGATGGCTTCACCTTGCACGCAGCGACGCGCGCCGGTGCGCACCATGCCGCGGCGAGGGAGGCGCTGCTGCGTTACGTGCTGCGACCCCCGAGCGCAAAGGAGCGCGTCGAGCCGCAGCAGGACGGCCTGGTGCGGCTGTCGCGGAGGCGCGCCTTCGCTGACGGGACTGCCCTTGTGGACATGGATCCGCTCTCGCTCTTGTGCCGCCTCGCAGCCAGCGTTCCGCCGCCGCGCTTTCACACCGTCAAGTACGCTGGCGTGCTCGCCTCGGCGAGTCGCCCACGTTGGCGCGCAAGCGCATCGGACCGCGCCCTGCGAAGCCAGAAGAGCCTACCACTACTGTGTCAGCGCGGCGCGGACACGAACCAATGCGCGCTGCGGCGTAACGGCGGGCGGTGGCACGCAGGGCAACGAGGCAGCCACGCGATCAAGGCGCGAGCGATCGCGCGGCGAACGGTCGCGAGCGAGTCGGCGAAGTGACGCTCAGGCCGCGAAGCGGAGCGGGTGGGCGTGACCTTCGGCGTCTGCCGAGGGAAAAAAAGACCGATCACGCTCGGCCACGATGAAGGCGTAACAGCACAGGACGACGGAAACATGGTGGTGCCAGCCTCGGAATCGCCGCCCTTCGAAGTGATCGAGCCCCAGCTCGCCCTTCATCTCTTCGTAGGCCTGCTCAGTTCGGTAGCGCTCCTTGTACTGGCGTACGATCTGCTTCTTGGACATCTTGGTCCCCAGCGTCGTGACCGCGAACTTCGAGGGATCGCTTTCGCCGAACGGCCACTCGATGAGCAGCCACAGCGGTTCGTGCTCCTCGACCGGGATGCCATCGTCAATCGTCATTGGCGAGCCGAACGCGTCGCAAGGCGAACCGCGACGCGAGCTTCTTGCCCGTACCTTCGCGCCATGTGATCCGACGAAACGCCTTTTTGCCAAGCTTGCGCGCGAGCTCGTCGGCTGTCATGGGCGTCTTGTTCCAGCGCCCGCCGGGACCGAGGGCGACGACCATCGTCGTCGAGTCCACACCGACGGGGTAGTCGAAGCCGAGCAGGCGGATTCATGAAACCCGTACGATCGGCAATCGGGACATCGTCGATCACCACCTGATTACGAGTGCTCCCGACGCCTCGTTCGCGGCGGGCTCCGTCGCGGTGTGCGAGCCCGGCGCGGTCGTCGCGGGCCACGCGGGCCACGCGGGCCACGACTGCCGGCCGGGAGCGATCGCCTCATGACGCAGCGCCGCGACCACATGCCCCTTCACGCCGAAAAAAGCCGTACGTCCCGCTTGACCTTCATTCCGCGGTTGTGTGTAATCGGCTGCGCTGCGAATAGCCTTGAATTGTGGACCGTCACCCTGCCACGGCGTCGATGGACTCGCCCATCGAAGCGTGAGTACCAGCGTGATGCAGCATGGTATCCGTGCCGACCGCGCCCCTGAAACGTCGGGGGCGCGCCCGTGTCACCGGCTGCCGCCCTGGAGCTCACTCCGGTGCTCCTGGGACGGTTCTGAACGAGATGCGTGACGCCCTCGCGTCGCTGCTCGGGCTCGCACACGGCGGCTGATGTTCTGCCCCTGAAGAGACTCCTACCACCACACACGAGATGACCTATCACGACTTCAGCTCCGAGGACGCCAGCATTCACCGCTCGTTCGAGCTCCAGGCCGGGCGCACGCCCGGCGTCGTGGCCGCATCCTTCGGCCCTGACCGGCTCACCTATCAGGAGCTGAATCGCCGCGCGAACCAGCTCGCGCACCACCTGAGGAGCCTGGGCGTCGGCCGCGACGTCCTCGTCGCGCTCTGCGCCGAGCGCTCCCTGGAGGCGCTCATCGGGCTGCTCGCGGCGCTCAAGGCCGGCGGCGCCTATGTCCCTGTCGACCCCGCGTACCCGCGGGAGCGGGTCGCCTTCATGCTCGAGGACGCCGGGGCGCCCGTCCTGCTCACCCAGGCGCGGCTGCTCCCGTCGCTGCCGCGCCACGGGGCGCGCGTGGTCCTCCTGGACGGCGATCGCGATCTGACCGCGGGCTTCAGCGGCGAGGACCCGCCGGACACCACGGGCCCCGACGACCTCGCCTACGTCATCTACACGTCGGGCTCGACCGGCAGGCCCAAGGGCACGCTGCTGACGCACCGCGGCCTCACCAACCTCACCCGCGCGCTGGCCGAGCGATTCGACGTGGCGCCGGGCTGCCGCGTGCTCCAGTTCGCGTCCCTCAGCTTCGATGCGTCGGTCTGGGAGATCGCGATGACGCTCGCCCGGGGAGGCACCCTGGTGATGGGGGCGCAGGCCGAGATGATCCCCGGGCCCGCGCTGCTCGATCGGATGCGCGCGGAGGAGGTGTCGATCGCGACCTTCCCCCCCTCCGCGCTCGCCGCCTTCCCCGAGGGCGCGGAGCGCTCGCTGCCCGCGCTCCGGACCCTCATCGTCGCCGGCGAGACCTGCCCGGCCGACCTCGCCGCGCGCTGGGCGCAGGGGCGCAGGTTCATCAACGCCTACGGTCCCACCGAGTTCACCGTGTGCGCCACGATGGCCGACGGGCTCGACCCGGTTCGGGACCCCGGCGAGCCCCTCTCCATCGGCCGGCCGATCAGGAACGCGCGCTGCTACGTGCTCGACCATGCCATGCGCCCGGTCCCGGACGGCGAGGCCGGCGAGCTCTACCTCGGTGGACCCGGGCTGGCCCGGAGCTACCTGGGACGGCCCGAGCTCACGGCGGCGCGGTTCGTCCCCGATCCGTTCAGCTCCACCCCGGAGGCCCGGCTCTACCGCACGGGGGACGTGGTGCGCCGCCTGCCCGGCGGCGATCTCGCCTTCCTCGGGCGCGTCGACCAGCAGGTGAAGATCCGCGGCCACCGCGTCGAGCTCGGCGAGGTCGAGGCCGCGCTTGGGCGCCACCCCGCCGTCCGCGCGGCGGTGGCCGTCGCCAGCGAGGGCCGCCTCGTCGCCTACGTCGTCGCGCGCCCGGACGCGCCGGACGCGCCCCCGGCCGCCCCCCGGGCCGTCGTGCCCGCGCTGCGCAGCTTCCTCCGCGAGAGCCTCCCCGAGGTCATGATCCCGTCGACGTTCGTGCTGCTCGACGCGCTGCCGCTCGGCCCCAGCGGGAAGGTGGACCGCGCGGCCCTGCCGCCGCCGGACGCCGCCCGGCCCGATCGCGGCGACGGCGAGCCCCTCGCGCCGCGCAACCAGATCGAGGCGGCGATCGCCGCGGCGTGGGCCGAGGCGCTCGGGATCGAGCACCTCGGCGTCCACGACGACGTCTTCGACCTCGGGGCGCACTCGCTGCTCGCCGCGCGGGTGCTGTCGCGGCTGCGCCGCGCGCTCGGCGTCGAGCTCTCCCTGCAGAGCCTGTGCGACGCCCCCACGGTCGCCGCGCTGGCCGAGCTCGTGGAGTCGCTCCCCCGGCCGAAGCAGCGCCCGGCCGCCGCGGCCATCCGGCCTGCGCCGCGCGACCGGCCCATCCCCCTCTCGCACGGGCAGCGGCAGATCTGGCTCCACGCCTCGCTCCACCCGGGCGCGCTGTTCTACAACGAGCCGTTCTCCCTGCGCCTCCGCGGGCCCCTCGACGTCCCGGTCCTGGGGCGCGCCCTCGACGAGCTCCTCAGGCGCCACGAGATCCTGAGGAGCGTCGTCGCGGTCGTCGGCGGCGAGCCCGTGCAGCAGATCCTGCCCCCGGCGCCGCTCGATCTGCCGGTCGTCGAGCTGACCGCGCTGCCGGCCGAGGCGCGGTGGGGGCGCGCCGTCGCGCTCGCCACAGACGAGGCCCGGCGCCCGTTCGATCTCGCCCGCGGCCCGCTGTTCCGGGCCACGCTGGTCCGGCTCGACGAGGCCGACCACGTGCTGTTCGTGGTGGTGCACCACATCCTGATGGATGGAGTCTCCATCTTCGACGCGCTCCCGAGGGAGCTCCACGCGCTCTACCAGGCGTTCGCCGTGGGCAGGCCGTCGCCGCTGCCCGAGCGCGCGATCCACTACGCCGATTACGCGGTCTGGCAGCGGGAGCAGCAGCTGAGCGGCGCCCTCCAGCCGCAGCTCGATTACTGGAGGCGACAGCTCGCCGACCTGCCCACCCTGGAGCTGCCGATCGACAGGCCGCGCCCGGCCGCCCCGAGCCTCGCGGGGGCCCGCCACTGCGTCGCCCTGTCGCGGGAGCTCACGCTCCGGCTGAAGGCGCTGGCCAGGGAGCAGGGCGTCACGCTCTTCGTGGTCCTGCTCTCGGCCTTCAAGGCGATGCTCTACCGGTACGCGCGGCAGGACGAGGTCGTCGTGGGCACGTCCGCGTCGTGCCGCCACCCGCCGGAGACCGAGGACCTCCTCGGCTTCTTCCTGAACACGCTCGTGCTGCGCACCGACCTGCGCGGCGACCCGACGTTCCGGCAGCTGCTCGGGCGCGTGCGGGCGGTGAGCCAGGCCGCGCTCTCGCACCAGGACGTGCCGTTCGCCAGCGTCGTGCAGGCGCTCCAGCCGAAGCGGGTCCCCGGCCAGAACCCGCTGTTCCAGGTCGCCTTCGTGCTGGAGCCGCCCGTGCCGGCGCTCGATCCGGGCTGGACCCTGAGCCAGCTCGACGTGGACACGGGCGCGTCCAAGTTCGACCTGATGCTGGAGCTCGACGAGCGCGAGGACGGCATCATCGGGCGCATCGAGTACAGCACCGCGCTGTTCGACGCCCGCACCATCGAGCGGATGGCGGGCCACTACGAGGCCCTGCTCGAGGGCGCGTCGCGCGACGTCGATCTGCGCCTCTCGGCGCTGCCGCTGCTCACGCCCGAGGAGCGGAGCGCGCTCCGCGCGTGGGGCACCGCCCCGGCCGGCCCCGGGTCGGACGCGTGCATTCACCGCCTCTTCGAGGCCCAGGTCGAGCGCTCTCCCGAGGCCGTCGCGGTCGTCTTCGACGACGGCGCGGGCAACGTCACGTCGCTCACCTACCGGGAGCTGAACCGGCGGGCCAACCAGCTCGCGCACACCCTGCTCGGCCTCCGCGCGCCGGGGGCGCCGGGGCCCGGGGCCGCGCCCGGCCCCGACGAGGGGGCCCTCGCGCGCACCGACGAGGGGGCCCTCGCGCCCGAAGACCGCGTGGCCGTGTGCATGTACCGGTCGATCGAGATGATCGTCGCGCTCCTCGGCGTGCTGAAGGCGGGCCTCGCCTTCGTGCCCCTGGATCCGACCTACCCCACCGAGCGCCTCGCGTTCATGCTGGAGCAGGCCCGGGTCCGCGTGATGCTCACCCAGGTGCGCGTCGGCGCGGTGCTGCCGGGGTGCCGCGCGCGCGTCCTCTGCCTGGACGCGGATCCCGAGGAGATCGGCCGGGCGCGCGACGACAACCCGACGGAGCTGGCGACGCCGGACCAACTCGCCTATGTCATGTACACGTCGGGCTCCACCGGCCGGCCCAAGGGCGTGGCCGTGCCGCACCGGGGCGTGGCTCGGCTCGTCAAGGGCACGACGTACGCGCGCTTCGCGCCGGACGAGGTCTTCCTGCAGCTCGCGTCGATCTCCTTCGACACGTCGCAGTTCGAGATCTGGGGCGCGCTCCTCAACGGCGGCCGGCTGGTCGTCATGCCCCCCGCGCCCGCGTCGCTCGACGACCTGGATCGCGTGATCCGGCAGCACGGGGTGACCACGGTGTGGCTCACCGCCGGCGTCTTCCACCTCCTCGTGGACGAGCGGATCACGGCGCTGCGCGGCCTGCGCCAGATCGTGGCCGGGGGGGACGTCCTGTCCCCGCAGCACGTCAACCGGGTCCTCGCCGAGCTCCCGGGGTGCCGGATGATCAACGGCTACGGGCCCACGGAGGCCGCGACGTTCGCCTGCTGCGCCGCGGTGGAGCGCCCGGTCGGCCACACGGTGCCCATCGGAAGCCCGATCCCCGGCACGAGGGTGCACGTGCTCGACCGGGATCTCAACGAGGTCCCGGCCGGCGTCCCCGGGGAGCTCTGCATCGGCGGAGAGGGCCTCGCGCGCGGCTACCTCGATCTGCCGGAGCTCACCGCGGAGCGGTTCATCCACGATCCCATCGGCGGCGAGCCGGGAGGGCGGCTGTACCGGACCGGCGATCGCGTCCGCCTGATGCCGGACGGGCAGCTCGAGTTCCTCGGCCGCATGGATCAGCAGGTCAAGGTCCGCGGTTACCGGATCGAGCTCGGCGAGATCGAGGTGGTCCTCGGCGAGCACCCGGCCGTGCGCGAGGTGGTCGTGGTGGCGCAGCCGGCGCGCTCGGGCGACCGGCGCCTCGTGGCGTACGTCGTCCCGCACGGCGGCAGGGCCGCGGCGCCGCCCGCGCAAGCCGGGGCCCGCGCGCGCCCGTTCATGGCGGATCCGACCGGCGGGCTCGAGCGTGCGATCCGCGATCACGCGCAGCGGCGGCTGCCCGACTACATGCACCCCTCGGCCATCGTGCTGCTCGACGCGCTGCCCCTCACGGGCAACGGCAAGGTGGACCGCCGCGCCCTGCCGGCCCCCGTCGAGCTCCGCCCCGAGAGCGCGCCCCTGGTGGCGCCGCGGAGCTCGCTCGAGGAGCGGCTCACCGCGATATGGCAGGACGTCCTCGGCATCGAGCGCGTGAGCGTGCAGGACAACTTCTTCGATCTGGGCGGCCACTCGCTGCTCCTGATGCGCCTCCACGAGCGCGTCCGGGAGTCGTTCGGCAGCGATCTCTCCATCGTCGATCTGTTCGCGCGCCCGACGGTCACCGATCTCGCCGCGTTCCTCGCGAGCGGCAGCGGCGGCGGGAGCGACCTCTCGGAGGCCGACGCCCGGGCGCTGAAGCAGCGAGAGATCCTGAAACGAAAGAAGCAGGCAGCCAAGAGCAGACAGAATGGATCCGCTTGATCAACCCGTCCCGGAGGACCAAATCGCGATCATCGGGATGGCCGGCCGCTTCCCGGGCGCGAGGAGCGTCGACGCCTTCTGGCAGAACCTGCGCGATGGGGTCGAGTCGATCGCGGCGCTCTCGGATCAGGATCTCGCCGCGGCGGGCGTGCCCCCGGAGGTGGCCTCGGACCCGAGCTACGTCCGCGCGCGGGCCGTGCTCGACGAGGTGGAGTGGTTCGACGCGGCCTTCTTCGGGATGACCCCGCGAGAGGCCGAGATCCTGGATCCGCAGCACCGCTTCTTCCTGGAGTGCGCGTGGGAGGCGCTCGAGCACGCCGGGTACAACCCCGAGGCGTTCAAGGGGACCATCGGCGTCTACGCGGGCGCGAGCGGCCACGACACGTATTTCCTGAGCAACCTTTACCCGAACCACGAGCTCAGGAAGGCGATGGACTACCAAGTCTACGTCGCCAACGACAAGGACTTCCTGCCCACGCGGACCTCGTACAAGCTGAACCTCCGCGGGCCGAGCGTCGCGGTCCAGACCGCCTGTTCCACCTCGCTCGTGGCCGTCCACATGGCCTGCCAGGCGCTGCTCACCTACCAGTGCGACATGGCGCTGGCCGGCGGCGTGGCCATCAACGTCCCCACGCGGTCGGGTTACCTGTACCGGCACGGCATGATCCTCTCGCCCGACGGGCGCTGCCGCGCGTTCGACGCCGAGGCGCAGGGGACGGTGGTCGGCAACGGCGCGGGCGTCATCGTGCTGCGCCGGCTCGAGGACGCCCTCGACAGCGGCGATCACATCGAGGCGGTGATCCGGGGCTCGGCCGTCAACAACGACGGCTCGGGCAAGATCGGGTTCACCGCGCCGGGCGTGGAGGGGCAGGCGCAGGTCATCGCGCAGGCCCTGGCGATGGCGAACACCGATCCCGAGACGATCAGCTACGTGGAGGCCCACGGCACCGGCACGCGCCTCGGGGATCCCATCGAGGTCGCGGCGCTCACCCGGGCGTTCCGCGCCCGGTCCCGCGGCCAGCGCAAGGGCTGGTGCGCGCTCGGCTCGGTCAAGCCGAACGTCGGGCACCTCGACGTCGCCGCCGGCATCACCGGCGTGATCAAGGTCGTGCAGGCGCTCCGCCACCGGCAGATCCCGGCCAGCCTGCACTTCAAGACGCCGAACCCGGAGATCGACTTCGCGAACAGCCCGTTCTACGTCAACGCGGCGCTCGCGGACTGGGAGCCCGGCGACGGGCCCCGCCGCGCCGGCGTGAGCTCGTTCGGCATCGGGGGCACCAACGCCCACGCCATCCTCGAGGAGGCGCCCCACGCGGCGGCGGCGCCCGGCGGGCGGTCCTGGCAGCTCCTCCTGCTCTCCGCCCGCACGAGGACCGCGCTCGACACGATCACCGAGAACCTCGTCGGGTACCTCAAGGCGCACCCGGACGTCAGCCTGCCGGACGTCGCGTTCACGCTCCAGGTCGGCCGCAAGACGTTCCCGCACCGGCGCATGCTCGTCTGCAACGACACAGACGAGGCGGTGAGCCTGCTGTCGACGCTCGGGGAGCGGCGGGTCCTCGCGCACGTCGAGGAGGCCATCGATCGCCCGGTCGTCCTCATGTTCCCGGGGCAGGGCACGCAGTACGCCGGCATGGCGCGGGAGCTGTACGAGCGGGAGCCCACGTTCTGCGCCGGCGTCGATCTCTGCGCGGCCATGCTCCAGCCCGAGCTCGGGTTCGATCTCCGCGAGGTGATCTACCCGCCCCCGGGGCGGGAGGCGGCGGCCGCGGAGCTGCTCAAGCAGACGCGCTTCGCCCAGCCCGCGCTCTTCGTGATCGAGTACGCGCTCGCCACGCTCTGGATGGAGTGGGGCATCCGGCCCGCGGCGATGATCGGCCACAGCCTCGGCGAGTACGTCGCGGCCTGCCTCGCGGGCGTCTTCTCGCTGGAGGACGCGCTGAAGATCGTCGCCCGGCGGGGCAAGCTGATGCAGGAGATGCCGCCGGGCGCGATGCTCGCGGTCCCGCTGCCCGAGGCCGAGGTGCAGCCGCTGCTCGACGAGGGGGGCGGCGCGCTCTCGCTCGCGGCCGTCAACGGGCCGGCCGCCTGCGTCGTGGCCGGGCCCGAGGACGCCGTCGAGGCGCTCTCCGACCGGCTCTTCGCCGAGCGCGAGCTGGAGTGCACGCGCCTCCAGACGTCGCACGCGTTCCACTCCCGGATGATGGAGCCGATGCTCGCGTCGTTCACCGCGATCGTGGCCCGCGCGCGCCCGAGCGCCCCGAAGATCCCGATCGCGTCGAACGTCACCGGCACCTGGCTGTCCGCGGCCGACGCGCAGGACCCCGGGTACTGGGCGAGGCACGTGCGCGAGCCGGTGCGCTTCATGGCGGGGCTCGGCGAGGTGCTCGCCGATCCGACGCGCGCCCTGCTCGAGGTCGGCCCGGGCCGGGTGCTCGCGACCCTGGCCAAGCAGCACCCCGCGCGGGGCGCCCGCCGGGTGATGCTCTCGTCGATCCGGCACGTCCACCACCGCCAGTCCGACATCGGGTTCCTGCTGGAGACGCTGGGCCAGCTCTGGCTCTCCGGCGTCCGCGTCGACTGGTCGGGCTTCTACACCCACGAGCCCCGCCGGCGCGTGCCCCTGCCGACCTACCCGTTCGAGCGGAAGCGGTACTGGATCGACCCGCCCTCGAGCGCCGCGCGCCGGCCGGCGCGCAGCGCGCCGGAGCCGGCCGGCC encodes the following:
- a CDS encoding transposase; its protein translation is MCAALDGFTLHAATRAGAHHAAAREALLRYVLRPPSAKERVEPQQDGLVRLSRRRAFADGTALVDMDPLSLLCRLAASVPPPRFHTVKYAGVLASASRPRWRASASDRALRSQKSLPLLCQRGADTNQCALRRNGGRWHAGQRGSHAIKARAIARRTVASESAK
- a CDS encoding transposase; this encodes MTIDDGIPVEEHEPLWLLIEWPFGESDPSKFAVTTLGTKMSKKQIVRQYKERYRTEQAYEEMKGELGLDHFEGRRFRGWHHHVSVVLCCYAFIVAERDRSFFPSADAEGHAHPLRFAA
- a CDS encoding non-ribosomal peptide synthetase, encoding MTYHDFSSEDASIHRSFELQAGRTPGVVAASFGPDRLTYQELNRRANQLAHHLRSLGVGRDVLVALCAERSLEALIGLLAALKAGGAYVPVDPAYPRERVAFMLEDAGAPVLLTQARLLPSLPRHGARVVLLDGDRDLTAGFSGEDPPDTTGPDDLAYVIYTSGSTGRPKGTLLTHRGLTNLTRALAERFDVAPGCRVLQFASLSFDASVWEIAMTLARGGTLVMGAQAEMIPGPALLDRMRAEEVSIATFPPSALAAFPEGAERSLPALRTLIVAGETCPADLAARWAQGRRFINAYGPTEFTVCATMADGLDPVRDPGEPLSIGRPIRNARCYVLDHAMRPVPDGEAGELYLGGPGLARSYLGRPELTAARFVPDPFSSTPEARLYRTGDVVRRLPGGDLAFLGRVDQQVKIRGHRVELGEVEAALGRHPAVRAAVAVASEGRLVAYVVARPDAPDAPPAAPRAVVPALRSFLRESLPEVMIPSTFVLLDALPLGPSGKVDRAALPPPDAARPDRGDGEPLAPRNQIEAAIAAAWAEALGIEHLGVHDDVFDLGAHSLLAARVLSRLRRALGVELSLQSLCDAPTVAALAELVESLPRPKQRPAAAAIRPAPRDRPIPLSHGQRQIWLHASLHPGALFYNEPFSLRLRGPLDVPVLGRALDELLRRHEILRSVVAVVGGEPVQQILPPAPLDLPVVELTALPAEARWGRAVALATDEARRPFDLARGPLFRATLVRLDEADHVLFVVVHHILMDGVSIFDALPRELHALYQAFAVGRPSPLPERAIHYADYAVWQREQQLSGALQPQLDYWRRQLADLPTLELPIDRPRPAAPSLAGARHCVALSRELTLRLKALAREQGVTLFVVLLSAFKAMLYRYARQDEVVVGTSASCRHPPETEDLLGFFLNTLVLRTDLRGDPTFRQLLGRVRAVSQAALSHQDVPFASVVQALQPKRVPGQNPLFQVAFVLEPPVPALDPGWTLSQLDVDTGASKFDLMLELDEREDGIIGRIEYSTALFDARTIERMAGHYEALLEGASRDVDLRLSALPLLTPEERSALRAWGTAPAGPGSDACIHRLFEAQVERSPEAVAVVFDDGAGNVTSLTYRELNRRANQLAHTLLGLRAPGAPGPGAAPGPDEGALARTDEGALAPEDRVAVCMYRSIEMIVALLGVLKAGLAFVPLDPTYPTERLAFMLEQARVRVMLTQVRVGAVLPGCRARVLCLDADPEEIGRARDDNPTELATPDQLAYVMYTSGSTGRPKGVAVPHRGVARLVKGTTYARFAPDEVFLQLASISFDTSQFEIWGALLNGGRLVVMPPAPASLDDLDRVIRQHGVTTVWLTAGVFHLLVDERITALRGLRQIVAGGDVLSPQHVNRVLAELPGCRMINGYGPTEAATFACCAAVERPVGHTVPIGSPIPGTRVHVLDRDLNEVPAGVPGELCIGGEGLARGYLDLPELTAERFIHDPIGGEPGGRLYRTGDRVRLMPDGQLEFLGRMDQQVKVRGYRIELGEIEVVLGEHPAVREVVVVAQPARSGDRRLVAYVVPHGGRAAAPPAQAGARARPFMADPTGGLERAIRDHAQRRLPDYMHPSAIVLLDALPLTGNGKVDRRALPAPVELRPESAPLVAPRSSLEERLTAIWQDVLGIERVSVQDNFFDLGGHSLLLMRLHERVRESFGSDLSIVDLFARPTVTDLAAFLASGSGGGSDLSEADARALKQREILKRKKQAAKSRQNGSA
- a CDS encoding type I polyketide synthase, giving the protein MDPLDQPVPEDQIAIIGMAGRFPGARSVDAFWQNLRDGVESIAALSDQDLAAAGVPPEVASDPSYVRARAVLDEVEWFDAAFFGMTPREAEILDPQHRFFLECAWEALEHAGYNPEAFKGTIGVYAGASGHDTYFLSNLYPNHELRKAMDYQVYVANDKDFLPTRTSYKLNLRGPSVAVQTACSTSLVAVHMACQALLTYQCDMALAGGVAINVPTRSGYLYRHGMILSPDGRCRAFDAEAQGTVVGNGAGVIVLRRLEDALDSGDHIEAVIRGSAVNNDGSGKIGFTAPGVEGQAQVIAQALAMANTDPETISYVEAHGTGTRLGDPIEVAALTRAFRARSRGQRKGWCALGSVKPNVGHLDVAAGITGVIKVVQALRHRQIPASLHFKTPNPEIDFANSPFYVNAALADWEPGDGPRRAGVSSFGIGGTNAHAILEEAPHAAAAPGGRSWQLLLLSARTRTALDTITENLVGYLKAHPDVSLPDVAFTLQVGRKTFPHRRMLVCNDTDEAVSLLSTLGERRVLAHVEEAIDRPVVLMFPGQGTQYAGMARELYEREPTFCAGVDLCAAMLQPELGFDLREVIYPPPGREAAAAELLKQTRFAQPALFVIEYALATLWMEWGIRPAAMIGHSLGEYVAACLAGVFSLEDALKIVARRGKLMQEMPPGAMLAVPLPEAEVQPLLDEGGGALSLAAVNGPAACVVAGPEDAVEALSDRLFAERELECTRLQTSHAFHSRMMEPMLASFTAIVARARPSAPKIPIASNVTGTWLSAADAQDPGYWARHVREPVRFMAGLGEVLADPTRALLEVGPGRVLATLAKQHPARGARRVMLSSIRHVHHRQSDIGFLLETLGQLWLSGVRVDWSGFYTHEPRRRVPLPTYPFERKRYWIDPPSSAARRPARSAPEPAGLIHLLAWKRSVLSGSMKASARPARAQCCVVFADSYGLGARMEMRLRRDGYKVITVRPGEGFAETGEGEFTVAPASRADHASLFGALRAAGVSPSRIMFLWGVTKPARAPLDAGRLAEAQRLGFASLVALAQGIGDAGIRDEVRLGVVTSHMQKVTDAAVLCPEKATLLGPCEAIPRAYPNVSCISVDIDLPEPRTLQEARLIDQLLAEVTLEQTEPVIAYRNGERWVRIFEPARMDRAEGLPPRLREGGVYLIAGGLGAVGSALAEHLAKVARAKLVLAGRTALPPREAWDGLAGAGAFDALRRKIGAVLEMERLGAEVLLVTADVTRLDDMQRAVAEGLQRFGRIDGVIHAAGARRAVPLQRMTREEGEALLAPKLDGALVLDESLRGLRPDFVALCAARTAGARGAGLAGQCAATAFLGAFAQRRAAGDGPLTIAIEWDPWQRQDASRGKDPEPAADSSEGGAAAAEEGISRDEALDAWMRVLTSPTPHVLVLKREAQAKQRPSASSIAPPSRDVESEGIPRSVHPRPDLGTAYVAPRDPLERAVAETWEKLFGIERIGVHDDFFALGGDSLLAVQLISRLRSVVNMDLPGHSLLNAPTVAALAELIAQSDSPSSTSLSRRSPARLLPASLVRIKPGTGRPLFLMHPVGGHVYFYHDLATCLDPAQPVYGLQAQGIEGKAPPLTRVEEMAARYLEAVRRHIQPEGPYVLGGSSFGGVVAFEMAHQLISGGERVALLMMIDTPAPSAVFPEDLDTPERLAYLISGDASLPVPAEEIRHLSPDEQLLHVLQRKKGVSRMFPKLALQELATFRKIVTANLQAMLRYVPRPYPGDVLFFEASERDAMTVNNPARGWLDLIQGQLTVHEVPGNHITMNLPPNVQVMADHLRAVLETAGHQG